GCGGGTGCGGGCGCGGGCCAGTAGTGGCCGATGTAGCGGTCCAGCATGTCCTCCACGTACCCCGGTTCGCGCACCCGGCCGAGGTCCGGGACCAGGCGGCACAACTTGTCCACCGACACGAGCGTCCGCACCGGCGTCGCGTGCACGACCTCGTAGACCGGGGACGCGCCCATCCGGTCGGCCATCGCGCGGGCCAGGTCGGCCACCGGCCAGGGCGTGCCCGAGGCGACGTTGACGACCTCGTCGCGCACCCCCAGGTCGAGCAGCGCGTCCACCGCGCGCACGACGTCCAGCACGTCGACGAGGTCGCGGTAGGTGCCCTCGTAGAGCTTCACCGAGCCGGAACCGATCTGCTTGACGAAGTTGGGCAGCAGCTGGTGCTCGCGCTGCCAGCAGCCGATCGCGTGGCTCATCCGCAGGATCAGCCACGGCACCCCGGACGACCGGACCAGCGCCTCCAGCCGGCGCTTGTGGTCGCCGTAGGCCGAGTCCGTCGAGGTGGGCACGTCCTCCCGGGCGGGACTGGTCGTGCTGCCGTACATGGCGTGCGAGGCGCTGGAGAAGAACACCAGCGTGCGATCCCCGCGGCGGCAGCGGTCGAGGGCGTCGAGGACCAGGTCGGCCTCCCGGGAGAACATCTCCCGCGACAGGACGCTGGTGCTCGACACGCCCGCGGCCAGCACCAGCGCGTGCGGGTGGCGGTGCGCCACGCGGGACAGGTTGCGCGCCACGAAACCTCGGCCGACGATCTCCATCAGAGTCCACTCCGGACGGTCGTGGGCAGGTGGGCTTCCAGGGCGTCGGCCGCGGCCCGCGTGCCGCCCGCCGCGCGCGCCAGGTCGCGGACGGCGCCCGCCGCGGCGGAGGCGGCCTCGTCCGCCAGCAGGGCCGTCACGGCGGAGCGCAGGCGGGGGCCGGTGGCCTCGCCCGCCGCGAGCACGGTGCCCAGGCCGAGCGCGGCCGCGCGGCGGGACAGCAGCAGGGCCTCGGACATGTGCGGCACGGCGACCACCGGCACCCCGGCCAGCAGCGCCATCATCAGGCTGTTGAGGCCGCCCGCGGTGACGAACGCCGACGCGCGCTCCAGCACCGCCATCTGCGGCACCCACGCGTGCGCCTCCACGTTGGCGGGCAACTCGCCCAGTGACTCCGGAGCCACGCCGCCGCCGAGCGCGAGCACGACGTGCCACGGCGAGTCGGCGAACGCGGCGGCGCACCCGCGGAAGAAGCCCGGATCGCTGTTGACCGTGGTGCCCATGGACACCAGCACCACGGGCCGCTCGTCCGGCGGCTCCCAGCGGCCCGCCAGGTCGTCGTCGCCCAGGCAGGTCCCCACGAACGCGGTGTGCTCGTCGAACGTGTCGGCGGCGATCTGGAACACCCTCGGCACGTAGACCAGGGCGCGCTTCGCCGCCCAGCCGACCAGGGCCTCCGGGGTGTCGGGCAGGCCCCGCTCGGCGATGAACGCGGCGGCGAGCCCGCGGCGCTCCACCAGCGCCGGGTGGCCGCGCCGCACACCGCCCGCCTTGAGCAGCGCGTCGAGCTGGGAGTAGTAGCGGTTCGAGGCCATCGACGGCGTCGACTGCACGGCCGGGCAGCCCCACGCGTGCTCCAGGGCGCGCCCCAGGGGCGCCAGCGACATGTCGTGCACCACGAGGTCCGGCCGGTCGCCCGCGAACGCCTCCTCGGCGCGCGCGGTGAGGTGGGCGCTCTCGGCGAAGAACAGCACGGTGGACCAGGCGAGCGCGTCGGCGTCCTGGCCGGAGTTGGCCGCCCGACCCGGTCCCAGCCACTCGTCCATCCGCGTCTCGTAGGGCACGATCCCCGCGCCGGCGGCGGTCACCGCGTCGGCGAAACCGGCGGTGGTCGCGAAGCTCACCCGGTGCCCTCGGCGGACCAGTTCGGCGGCCACGGCCAGCGGCGGCCTCATGTGGCCGTGCGCCGGGATGGAGAAGAACGCGATGTGTGCCACGGCCGGGCGCCTCCCACGACTTCGACGACGCACCCCAGCGTAGGAGCCGCGATCTCGGGATTTCCCTAGTGCGCGACCAGGAACGCTGGGGGCACGCCCACCGAGGAGGAACCGTGCAGCCTGTCGCCGAACTCGGTCAGTTGCGCCGCGCCGACCCGAGCAGGTCGTCGCGCGTGGAGCGGTCGCTGCGGGCGCGCGACGGAGGTGTGCTCGACGACGCGGGGTTCCGCGCCTGGCTCGCCGACCGCAGGCGCGCGCAGCGCCAGGAGGTGCGGCGCGTGCCGCTGGCGGCCATGGACCGGTGGGGGTTCGCCCACGAGACCGGCAACCTCGGGCACGTCAGCGGCAGGTTCTTCACCATCGAGGGCATCCACGTCACCACCGACTCGGGTGCCGTCCGCGAGTGGGCGCAGCCGATCATCAACCAGCCGGAGATCGGCATCCTCGGCATCGCCGTGCGCGAGATCGACGGCGTGCTGCACTGCCTGGTGCAGGCCAAGTACGAGCCGGGCAACGTCAACGGCGTGCAGCTGTCGCCGACCGTGCAGGCCACCCGCAGCAACTACATGCGGGTGCACGGCGGCGCGGAGGTGCCGTACCTGTCGCTGTTCCGCGAGGCCGAGCCGTCCCGCGTGCTCGCCGACGTGCTCCAGTCCGAGCAGGGCGCCTGGTTCTACCGCAAGCGCAACCGCAACATGGTCGTGGAGGTCGGCGACGACGTGGAGGCCCGCGAGGACTTCTGCTGGCTCACCCTCGGCCAGCTGCTGGCCCTGCTGGACGAGGACGACCTGGTCGGCATGGACACGCGCACCGTCCTGTCGTGCATCCCCTACGGCGGCGCGGAGGCCGAGGGCCC
This region of Saccharothrix longispora genomic DNA includes:
- a CDS encoding NAD-dependent epimerase/dehydratase family protein, encoding MEIVGRGFVARNLSRVAHRHPHALVLAAGVSSTSVLSREMFSREADLVLDALDRCRRGDRTLVFFSSASHAMYGSTTSPAREDVPTSTDSAYGDHKRRLEALVRSSGVPWLILRMSHAIGCWQREHQLLPNFVKQIGSGSVKLYEGTYRDLVDVLDVVRAVDALLDLGVRDEVVNVASGTPWPVADLARAMADRMGASPVYEVVHATPVRTLVSVDKLCRLVPDLGRVREPGYVEDMLDRYIGHYWPAPAPA
- a CDS encoding macrolide family glycosyltransferase; this translates as MAHIAFFSIPAHGHMRPPLAVAAELVRRGHRVSFATTAGFADAVTAAGAGIVPYETRMDEWLGPGRAANSGQDADALAWSTVLFFAESAHLTARAEEAFAGDRPDLVVHDMSLAPLGRALEHAWGCPAVQSTPSMASNRYYSQLDALLKAGGVRRGHPALVERRGLAAAFIAERGLPDTPEALVGWAAKRALVYVPRVFQIAADTFDEHTAFVGTCLGDDDLAGRWEPPDERPVVLVSMGTTVNSDPGFFRGCAAAFADSPWHVVLALGGGVAPESLGELPANVEAHAWVPQMAVLERASAFVTAGGLNSLMMALLAGVPVVAVPHMSEALLLSRRAAALGLGTVLAAGEATGPRLRSAVTALLADEAASAAAGAVRDLARAAGGTRAAADALEAHLPTTVRSGL
- a CDS encoding NDP-hexose 2,3-dehydratase family protein, which encodes MQPVAELGQLRRADPSRSSRVERSLRARDGGVLDDAGFRAWLADRRRAQRQEVRRVPLAAMDRWGFAHETGNLGHVSGRFFTIEGIHVTTDSGAVREWAQPIINQPEIGILGIAVREIDGVLHCLVQAKYEPGNVNGVQLSPTVQATRSNYMRVHGGAEVPYLSLFREAEPSRVLADVLQSEQGAWFYRKRNRNMVVEVGDDVEAREDFCWLTLGQLLALLDEDDLVGMDTRTVLSCIPYGGAEAEGPTPFAEALRRSRSAEEGGLHTTTEVLSWITGMHARHELHARRIPLCTVGDWKRTDYEIAHVEGRYFKVVAVDVLANSREVSSWRQPLLEPVGTGVAALLVREFHGVLHVLVNAHVEPGYLDTVELAPTVQATPENYAHLPAEHQPRFLDLVLAPDPAKVRFDTVLSEEGGRFLHARTRYLVVEDDSVPAQAPPGFHWLTVHQLADLLQHSHYVNVQARTLFACLLAA